A single window of Mugil cephalus isolate CIBA_MC_2020 chromosome 1, CIBA_Mcephalus_1.1, whole genome shotgun sequence DNA harbors:
- the gc2 gene encoding retinal guanylyl cyclase 2 isoform X1: protein MRQRHRAFTSLPQTWNCTPEKSIDVHLPTFPSSPHLHSTSYPVLTHHPPPCFRSPLSLSLIHTSLNGLLGFLFLLWLLPCPVQAAVFRVGVVGPWGCDPLFAKALPSVAAQLAVNRINRDPSLSYAATFDYAVLQEPCETSRALEAFVGFHTKASGYVGPANPGYCDAASMLSKGWNKALFPWGCIGYELDDVRSHPTFARSMARPTSVLHTVLSYFRWAHVGIISSSDDIWVETANKVADSLRGHGMSVRLVSFMENTPHGIRRTLAKVRKMREIRVVILCMHSALIGGATQKHLLETAYDMQMIDGSLVFVPYDALLYSLPYHNVTYPALKSNSKLLRAYDSVLTITIDSPKVSFYEAYREAMERGEVARTLKPQQVSPLFGTIYNSVMFMAHAVHRVRKSREWMSGGNLARNTRNLDFQGFSHPIKTSDSGVGQLNYLILDTDGLSWQLKPTYRYVSVSSRDEANVQRNNDIQNDSLRRLKSQRRQLAGKTADPTIIDRVDMEIGMVHFLGQDIHFPRGYGPRKDASCWFTPGVICSGGVDLFSTISMFVGVIVVLVLSVPFSYFIRYKSTGCVKPCCRDVSIKLYAHCKTVNYLPFFLLPRRRINQIRLVQGPDKILLTLDDVTFINPSLSNKKMSLDDSRASGMKSVSEHSVASPVSTLSPATYENSNVVIYEGDWAWLKRLPYGTFGRINPKTSDVFELMKDMRHENVNLFLGFFHDCGVFAIVTEFCSRGSLEDLLLNDDVKLDWMFKSSLLLDLIKGMKYLHHRGVSHTRLKSRNCVVDGRFVLKITDYGYNEVLESQRFPYVEPPPEGETDYVARSRPVMSQQKQTHTRLCFPELLWTAPEILRSGQPGLHGTLSGDVYSFAIIMQEVVIRGPPFCMLEQSDAEIIEKLRKPPPLCRPVVSPDYAPLECIHLMKQCWNEQPDKRPCFDEIFDQFKNINKGKKTNIIDSMLRMLEQYSSNLEELIRERTEELEIEKQKTEKLLTQMLPPSVAEALKVGGVVEPEYFDSVSLYFSDIVGFTTISANSEPIEVVDLLNDLYTIFDAIIGNHDVYKVETIGDAYMVASGVPVPNGNRHAAEIANMALDILSAVGTFKMRHMPDVPVRIRIGLHTGPCVTGVVGLTMPRYCLFGDTVTTASRMESSGMPYRIHVHQSTVKVLQELHLGYKLELRGRTEVKGKGIEETYWLVGKDGFNKPLPVPPELKSGTRISILPSETKDMKQVFHKAVKKIAHVRVVTQLYTPEDDGNVMLTHH, encoded by the exons ATGCGACAACGGCACCGTGCCTTCACCTCCTTGCCTCAAACATGGAACTGCACACCAGAGAAATCTATTGACGTCCACCTTCCCACCTTTCCTTCATCCCCTCATCTGCACTCTACTTCGTACCCTGTTTTAACTCATCACCCTCCTCCTTGTTTCCGTTcgcctctttccctctctctgatCCATACATCTCTTAATGGCCTCCTGGggtttctctttctcctgtgGTTACTACCATGTCCGGTACAGGCAGCCGTGTTTCGGGTTGGGGTGGTAGGACCATGGGGATGTGACCCTCTTTTTGCTAAAGCCCTACCCAGTGTGGCGGCCCAACTTGCAGTCAACCGCATCAACAGGGACCCCTCGCTGTCCTACGCAGCAACATTCGACTATGCTGTGCTGCAG GAGCCTTGTGAGACATCAAGGGCACTCGAGGCATTTGTGGGTTTCCACACCAAAGCCTCGGGGTACGTTGGACCAGCCAACCCAGGCTACTGTGATGCTGCTTCAATGCTGAGCAAAGGCTGGAACAAA GCATTGTTTCCTTGGGGTTGCATTGGTTACGAGTTGGACGATGTTCGGAGTCACCCAACATTTGCTCGCTCCATGGCAAGGCCAACCTCGGTACTGCACACTGTCTTGAGCTACTTTAGGTGGGCCCACGTTGGCATCATCTCTTCCTCAGATGACATATGGGTGGAGACAGCTAACAAG gTGGCAGACTCCTTAAGGGGCCACGGTATGTCAGTCAGACTGGTCAGTTTTATGGAGAACACACCTCACGGTATTAGACGAACTCTGGCCAAGGTCCGCAAGATGAGAGAAATACGAG TTGTGATCCTCTGCATGCACTCTGCGCTGATTGGCGGGGCAACCCAGAAGCACCTCTTGGAGACGGCTTATGACATGCAGATGATCGACGGCTCCCTGGTCTTTGTGCCCTATGACGCCCTGCTCTACAGCCTGCCCTACCACAATGTCACCTACCCGGCTCTAAAGAGCAACAGCAAACTGCTCCGCGCCTACGACTCTGTGCTGACCATCACTATTGACTCCCCCAAGGTGTCATTCTACGAGGCCTACAGAGAGGCAATGGAAAGGGGAGAGGTGGCGAGAACTCTCAAGCCACAGCAG GTGTCTCCTCTGTTCGGTACCATCTACAACTCTGTTATGTTCATGGCTCATGCTGTGCACCGTGTACGGAAGTCTAGGGAGTGGATGTCAGGAGGAAACCTGGCACGAAACACCCGGAATCTGGACTTCCAG GGCTTTAGCCACCCCATCAAAACCAGTGACTCTGGAGTAGGTCAGCTCAACTATCTCATACTGGACACTGATGGATTGTCCTGGCAGTTGAAGCCAACGTACAGGTATGTAAGTGTTTCATCACGCGACGAAGCAAATGTCCAAAGGAATAATGACATACAAAATGACTCTTTGAGGAGattgaaaagtcaaagaagaCAGCTAGCTGGGAAAACCGCTGATCCAACTATTATTGACAGGGTCGACATGGAGATCGGAATGGTTCACTTCCTGGGTCAAGACATCCACTTTCCTCGAGGGTATGGACCCAGGAAGGACGCCTCCTGCTGGTTTACTCCTGGAGTTATCTGTTCAGGGG GTGTTGATCTCTTCTCAACCATCAGCATGTTTGTTGGAGTGATTGTCGTGTTGGTTCTTTCTGTGCCTTTCAGTTACTTCATCAGGTACAAGTCAACAGGTTGTGTTAAACCATGTTGTAGGGATGTTTCTATTAAGTTATATGCACACTGCAAGACTGTTAACTACCTCCCTTTTTTCTTGTTGCCTAGGCGGCGCATCAACCAGATTCGACTGGTCCAAGGTCCCGACAAGATCCTGCTGACTCTGGATGATGTCACTTTTATAAATCCATCACTAAGCAATAAG AAGATGAGCCTGGATGACAGCAGGGCCAGTGGCATGAAGAGCGTCTCTGAACATAGCGTCGCTTCACCTGTCTCCACCCTATCCCCAGCCACCTACGAAAACTCCAATGTTGTAATTTATGAG GGTGACTGGGCGTGGCTGAAAAGACTTCCTTATGGGACGTTTGGCAGGATCAACCCCAAAACCAGTGATGTGTTTGAACTG ATGAAGGACATGCGTCACGAGAATGTCAACCTTTTCCTGGGCTTCTTTCATGACTGTGGCGTGTTTGCTATCGTGACCGAGTTCTGCTCCAGAGGCAGTCTGGAAGACCTGCTCTTGAACGATGATGTAAAACTCGACTGGATGTTCAAGTCATCTCTGCTGCTTGATCTAATTAAG GGAATGAAGTATCTCCATCATCGCGGAGTTTCCCACACCCGTCTGAAGTCTCGTAACTGTGTGGTGGATGGGCGTTTTGTTCTCAAGATCACAGACTATGGCTACAATGAGGTTCTGGAGTCCCAGAGGTTTCCCTATGTTGAACCACCTCCAGAGGGTGAGACAGATTATGTAGCACGATCACGTCCTGTAATGTCTCAACAGAAGCAAACTCACACTCGTCTTTGCTTTCCAGAGTTGCTGTGGACAGCTCCAGAGATCTTAAGGAGTGGGCAGCCAGGGCTCCACGGAACCCTGTCTGGTGATGTGTACAGCTTTGCCATCATAATGCAGGAAGTGGTGATCAGAGGGCCTCCGTTCTGCATGCTGGAACAATCCGATGCAG AAATAATAGAGAAGCTGCGTAAACCTCCTCCTCTATGCCGCCCAGTGGTCAGTCCAGACTATGCTCCACTAGAGTGTATCCATCTGATGAAGCAATGCTGGAATGAGCAACCAGACAAGAGACCATGCTTTGACGAGATCTTTGACCAG TTTAAGAACATCAACAAGGGGAAGAAGACCAACATCATAGACTCCATGCTGAGGATGCTGGAGCAGTACTCATCTAACCTGGAGGAGTTGATCAGAGAGCGAACAGAGGAACTGGAGATAGAGaaacagaagacagagaagCTGCTGACGCAAATGCTGCCTCC GTCTGTTGCTGAGGCTTTAAAGGTGGGCGGAGTAGTCGAACCAGAATATTTTGACAGCGTGTCGCTCTACTTCAGTGACATTGTCGGCTTCACCACCATCTCAGCCAACAGCGAGCCCATAGAGGTGGTCGACCTCCTCAACGACCTCTACACCATCTTCGACGCCATCATAGGAAACCACGACGTCTACAAG GTGGAGACGATTGGCGATGCTTACATGGTGGCCTCAGGGGTTCCTGTCCCAAATGGCAACCGTCACGCTGCAGAAATAGCCAACATGGCTCTGGATATCCTAAGCGCTGTGGGAACATTCAAAATGAGACACATGCCTGATGTTCCTGTAAGGATACGCATAGGACTGCACACAG GTCCTTGCGTAACAGGGGTAGTAGGTCTCACTATGCCTCGCTACTGTCTGTTCGGAGACACGGTGACCACTGCTTCTCGTATGGAGTCCAGCGGCATGC CCTACAGGATCCATGTCCACCAGAGTACAGTCAAAGTCCTGCAGGAACTACACCTTGGCTACAAACTGGAGTTAAGAGGCAGGACAGAAGTTAAG gggAAAGGGATAGAGGAGACCTACTGGCTTGTAGGTAAAGATGGATTCAATAAACCCCTGCCTGTTCCTCCAGAACTCAAGTCCGG caCCCGTATTAGCATCCTGCCGAGCGAGACCAAGGACATGAAGCAGGTTTTTCACAAGGCGGTGAAGAAGATCGCTCACGT
- the gc2 gene encoding retinal guanylyl cyclase 2 isoform X4 — protein sequence MRQRHRAFTSLPQTWNCTPEKSIDVHLPTFPSSPHLHSTSYPVLTHHPPPCFRSPLSLSLIHTSLNGLLGFLFLLWLLPCPVQAAVFRVGVVGPWGCDPLFAKALPSVAAQLAVNRINRDPSLSYAATFDYAVLQEPCETSRALEAFVGFHTKASGYVGPANPGYCDAASMLSKGWNKALFPWGCIGYELDDVRSHPTFARSMARPTSVLHTVLSYFRWAHVGIISSSDDIWVETANKVADSLRGHGMSVRLVSFMENTPHGIRRTLAKVRKMREIRVVILCMHSALIGGATQKHLLETAYDMQMIDGSLVFVPYDALLYSLPYHNVTYPALKSNSKLLRAYDSVLTITIDSPKVSFYEAYREAMERGEVARTLKPQQVSPLFGTIYNSVMFMAHAVHRVRKSREWMSGGNLARNTRNLDFQGFSHPIKTSDSGVGQLNYLILDTDGLSWQLKPTYRYVSVSSRDEANVQRNNDIQNDSLRRLKSQRRQLAGKTADPTIIDRVDMEIGMVHFLGQDIHFPRGYGPRKDASCWFTPGVICSGGVDLFSTISMFVGVIVVLVLSVPFSYFIRRRINQIRLVQGPDKILLTLDDVTFINPSLSNKKMSLDDSRASGMKSVSEHSVASPVSTLSPATYENSNVVIYEGDWAWLKRLPYGTFGRINPKTSDVFELMKDMRHENVNLFLGFFHDCGVFAIVTEFCSRGSLEDLLLNDDVKLDWMFKSSLLLDLIKGMKYLHHRGVSHTRLKSRNCVVDGRFVLKITDYGYNEVLESQRFPYVEPPPEGETDYVARSRPVMSQQKQTHTRLCFPELLWTAPEILRSGQPGLHGTLSGDVYSFAIIMQEVVIRGPPFCMLEQSDAEIIEKLRKPPPLCRPVVSPDYAPLECIHLMKQCWNEQPDKRPCFDEIFDQFKNINKGKKTNIIDSMLRMLEQYSSNLEELIRERTEELEIEKQKTEKLLTQMLPPSVAEALKVGGVVEPEYFDSVSLYFSDIVGFTTISANSEPIEVVDLLNDLYTIFDAIIGNHDVYKVETIGDAYMVASGVPVPNGNRHAAEIANMALDILSAVGTFKMRHMPDVPVRIRIGLHTGPCVTGVVGLTMPRYCLFGDTVTTASRMESSGMPYRIHVHQSTVKVLQELHLGYKLELRGRTEVKGKGIEETYWLVGKDGFNKPLPVPPELKSGTRISILPSETKDMKQVFHKAVKKIAHVRVVTQLYTPEDDGNVMLTHH from the exons ATGCGACAACGGCACCGTGCCTTCACCTCCTTGCCTCAAACATGGAACTGCACACCAGAGAAATCTATTGACGTCCACCTTCCCACCTTTCCTTCATCCCCTCATCTGCACTCTACTTCGTACCCTGTTTTAACTCATCACCCTCCTCCTTGTTTCCGTTcgcctctttccctctctctgatCCATACATCTCTTAATGGCCTCCTGGggtttctctttctcctgtgGTTACTACCATGTCCGGTACAGGCAGCCGTGTTTCGGGTTGGGGTGGTAGGACCATGGGGATGTGACCCTCTTTTTGCTAAAGCCCTACCCAGTGTGGCGGCCCAACTTGCAGTCAACCGCATCAACAGGGACCCCTCGCTGTCCTACGCAGCAACATTCGACTATGCTGTGCTGCAG GAGCCTTGTGAGACATCAAGGGCACTCGAGGCATTTGTGGGTTTCCACACCAAAGCCTCGGGGTACGTTGGACCAGCCAACCCAGGCTACTGTGATGCTGCTTCAATGCTGAGCAAAGGCTGGAACAAA GCATTGTTTCCTTGGGGTTGCATTGGTTACGAGTTGGACGATGTTCGGAGTCACCCAACATTTGCTCGCTCCATGGCAAGGCCAACCTCGGTACTGCACACTGTCTTGAGCTACTTTAGGTGGGCCCACGTTGGCATCATCTCTTCCTCAGATGACATATGGGTGGAGACAGCTAACAAG gTGGCAGACTCCTTAAGGGGCCACGGTATGTCAGTCAGACTGGTCAGTTTTATGGAGAACACACCTCACGGTATTAGACGAACTCTGGCCAAGGTCCGCAAGATGAGAGAAATACGAG TTGTGATCCTCTGCATGCACTCTGCGCTGATTGGCGGGGCAACCCAGAAGCACCTCTTGGAGACGGCTTATGACATGCAGATGATCGACGGCTCCCTGGTCTTTGTGCCCTATGACGCCCTGCTCTACAGCCTGCCCTACCACAATGTCACCTACCCGGCTCTAAAGAGCAACAGCAAACTGCTCCGCGCCTACGACTCTGTGCTGACCATCACTATTGACTCCCCCAAGGTGTCATTCTACGAGGCCTACAGAGAGGCAATGGAAAGGGGAGAGGTGGCGAGAACTCTCAAGCCACAGCAG GTGTCTCCTCTGTTCGGTACCATCTACAACTCTGTTATGTTCATGGCTCATGCTGTGCACCGTGTACGGAAGTCTAGGGAGTGGATGTCAGGAGGAAACCTGGCACGAAACACCCGGAATCTGGACTTCCAG GGCTTTAGCCACCCCATCAAAACCAGTGACTCTGGAGTAGGTCAGCTCAACTATCTCATACTGGACACTGATGGATTGTCCTGGCAGTTGAAGCCAACGTACAGGTATGTAAGTGTTTCATCACGCGACGAAGCAAATGTCCAAAGGAATAATGACATACAAAATGACTCTTTGAGGAGattgaaaagtcaaagaagaCAGCTAGCTGGGAAAACCGCTGATCCAACTATTATTGACAGGGTCGACATGGAGATCGGAATGGTTCACTTCCTGGGTCAAGACATCCACTTTCCTCGAGGGTATGGACCCAGGAAGGACGCCTCCTGCTGGTTTACTCCTGGAGTTATCTGTTCAGGGG GTGTTGATCTCTTCTCAACCATCAGCATGTTTGTTGGAGTGATTGTCGTGTTGGTTCTTTCTGTGCCTTTCAGTTACTTCATCAG GCGGCGCATCAACCAGATTCGACTGGTCCAAGGTCCCGACAAGATCCTGCTGACTCTGGATGATGTCACTTTTATAAATCCATCACTAAGCAATAAG AAGATGAGCCTGGATGACAGCAGGGCCAGTGGCATGAAGAGCGTCTCTGAACATAGCGTCGCTTCACCTGTCTCCACCCTATCCCCAGCCACCTACGAAAACTCCAATGTTGTAATTTATGAG GGTGACTGGGCGTGGCTGAAAAGACTTCCTTATGGGACGTTTGGCAGGATCAACCCCAAAACCAGTGATGTGTTTGAACTG ATGAAGGACATGCGTCACGAGAATGTCAACCTTTTCCTGGGCTTCTTTCATGACTGTGGCGTGTTTGCTATCGTGACCGAGTTCTGCTCCAGAGGCAGTCTGGAAGACCTGCTCTTGAACGATGATGTAAAACTCGACTGGATGTTCAAGTCATCTCTGCTGCTTGATCTAATTAAG GGAATGAAGTATCTCCATCATCGCGGAGTTTCCCACACCCGTCTGAAGTCTCGTAACTGTGTGGTGGATGGGCGTTTTGTTCTCAAGATCACAGACTATGGCTACAATGAGGTTCTGGAGTCCCAGAGGTTTCCCTATGTTGAACCACCTCCAGAGGGTGAGACAGATTATGTAGCACGATCACGTCCTGTAATGTCTCAACAGAAGCAAACTCACACTCGTCTTTGCTTTCCAGAGTTGCTGTGGACAGCTCCAGAGATCTTAAGGAGTGGGCAGCCAGGGCTCCACGGAACCCTGTCTGGTGATGTGTACAGCTTTGCCATCATAATGCAGGAAGTGGTGATCAGAGGGCCTCCGTTCTGCATGCTGGAACAATCCGATGCAG AAATAATAGAGAAGCTGCGTAAACCTCCTCCTCTATGCCGCCCAGTGGTCAGTCCAGACTATGCTCCACTAGAGTGTATCCATCTGATGAAGCAATGCTGGAATGAGCAACCAGACAAGAGACCATGCTTTGACGAGATCTTTGACCAG TTTAAGAACATCAACAAGGGGAAGAAGACCAACATCATAGACTCCATGCTGAGGATGCTGGAGCAGTACTCATCTAACCTGGAGGAGTTGATCAGAGAGCGAACAGAGGAACTGGAGATAGAGaaacagaagacagagaagCTGCTGACGCAAATGCTGCCTCC GTCTGTTGCTGAGGCTTTAAAGGTGGGCGGAGTAGTCGAACCAGAATATTTTGACAGCGTGTCGCTCTACTTCAGTGACATTGTCGGCTTCACCACCATCTCAGCCAACAGCGAGCCCATAGAGGTGGTCGACCTCCTCAACGACCTCTACACCATCTTCGACGCCATCATAGGAAACCACGACGTCTACAAG GTGGAGACGATTGGCGATGCTTACATGGTGGCCTCAGGGGTTCCTGTCCCAAATGGCAACCGTCACGCTGCAGAAATAGCCAACATGGCTCTGGATATCCTAAGCGCTGTGGGAACATTCAAAATGAGACACATGCCTGATGTTCCTGTAAGGATACGCATAGGACTGCACACAG GTCCTTGCGTAACAGGGGTAGTAGGTCTCACTATGCCTCGCTACTGTCTGTTCGGAGACACGGTGACCACTGCTTCTCGTATGGAGTCCAGCGGCATGC CCTACAGGATCCATGTCCACCAGAGTACAGTCAAAGTCCTGCAGGAACTACACCTTGGCTACAAACTGGAGTTAAGAGGCAGGACAGAAGTTAAG gggAAAGGGATAGAGGAGACCTACTGGCTTGTAGGTAAAGATGGATTCAATAAACCCCTGCCTGTTCCTCCAGAACTCAAGTCCGG caCCCGTATTAGCATCCTGCCGAGCGAGACCAAGGACATGAAGCAGGTTTTTCACAAGGCGGTGAAGAAGATCGCTCACGT
- the gc2 gene encoding retinal guanylyl cyclase 2 isoform X6 — MRQRHRAFTSLPQTWNCTPEKSIDVHLPTFPSSPHLHSTSYPVLTHHPPPCFRSPLSLSLIHTSLNGLLGFLFLLWLLPCPVQAAVFRVGVVGPWGCDPLFAKALPSVAAQLAVNRINRDPSLSYAATFDYAVLQEPCETSRALEAFVGFHTKASGYVGPANPGYCDAASMLSKGWNKALFPWGCIGYELDDVRSHPTFARSMARPTSVLHTVLSYFRWAHVGIISSSDDIWVETANKVADSLRGHGMSVRLVSFMENTPHGIRRTLAKVRKMREIRVVILCMHSALIGGATQKHLLETAYDMQMIDGSLVFVPYDALLYSLPYHNVTYPALKSNSKLLRAYDSVLTITIDSPKVSFYEAYREAMERGEVARTLKPQQVSPLFGTIYNSVMFMAHAVHRVRKSREWMSGGNLARNTRNLDFQGFSHPIKTSDSGVGQLNYLILDTDGLSWQLKPTYRVDMEIGMVHFLGQDIHFPRGYGPRKDASCWFTPGVICSGGVDLFSTISMFVGVIVVLVLSVPFSYFIRYKSTGCVKPCCRDVSIKLYAHCKTVNYLPFFLLPRRRINQIRLVQGPDKILLTLDDVTFINPSLSNKKMSLDDSRASGMKSVSEHSVASPVSTLSPATYENSNVVIYEGDWAWLKRLPYGTFGRINPKTSDVFELMKDMRHENVNLFLGFFHDCGVFAIVTEFCSRGSLEDLLLNDDVKLDWMFKSSLLLDLIKGMKYLHHRGVSHTRLKSRNCVVDGRFVLKITDYGYNEVLESQRFPYVEPPPEGETDYVARSRPVMSQQKQTHTRLCFPELLWTAPEILRSGQPGLHGTLSGDVYSFAIIMQEVVIRGPPFCMLEQSDAEIIEKLRKPPPLCRPVVSPDYAPLECIHLMKQCWNEQPDKRPCFDEIFDQFKNINKGKKTNIIDSMLRMLEQYSSNLEELIRERTEELEIEKQKTEKLLTQMLPPSVAEALKVGGVVEPEYFDSVSLYFSDIVGFTTISANSEPIEVVDLLNDLYTIFDAIIGNHDVYKVETIGDAYMVASGVPVPNGNRHAAEIANMALDILSAVGTFKMRHMPDVPVRIRIGLHTGPCVTGVVGLTMPRYCLFGDTVTTASRMESSGMPYRIHVHQSTVKVLQELHLGYKLELRGRTEVKGKGIEETYWLVGKDGFNKPLPVPPELKSGTRISILPSETKDMKQVFHKAVKKIAHVRVVTQLYTPEDDGNVMLTHH; from the exons ATGCGACAACGGCACCGTGCCTTCACCTCCTTGCCTCAAACATGGAACTGCACACCAGAGAAATCTATTGACGTCCACCTTCCCACCTTTCCTTCATCCCCTCATCTGCACTCTACTTCGTACCCTGTTTTAACTCATCACCCTCCTCCTTGTTTCCGTTcgcctctttccctctctctgatCCATACATCTCTTAATGGCCTCCTGGggtttctctttctcctgtgGTTACTACCATGTCCGGTACAGGCAGCCGTGTTTCGGGTTGGGGTGGTAGGACCATGGGGATGTGACCCTCTTTTTGCTAAAGCCCTACCCAGTGTGGCGGCCCAACTTGCAGTCAACCGCATCAACAGGGACCCCTCGCTGTCCTACGCAGCAACATTCGACTATGCTGTGCTGCAG GAGCCTTGTGAGACATCAAGGGCACTCGAGGCATTTGTGGGTTTCCACACCAAAGCCTCGGGGTACGTTGGACCAGCCAACCCAGGCTACTGTGATGCTGCTTCAATGCTGAGCAAAGGCTGGAACAAA GCATTGTTTCCTTGGGGTTGCATTGGTTACGAGTTGGACGATGTTCGGAGTCACCCAACATTTGCTCGCTCCATGGCAAGGCCAACCTCGGTACTGCACACTGTCTTGAGCTACTTTAGGTGGGCCCACGTTGGCATCATCTCTTCCTCAGATGACATATGGGTGGAGACAGCTAACAAG gTGGCAGACTCCTTAAGGGGCCACGGTATGTCAGTCAGACTGGTCAGTTTTATGGAGAACACACCTCACGGTATTAGACGAACTCTGGCCAAGGTCCGCAAGATGAGAGAAATACGAG TTGTGATCCTCTGCATGCACTCTGCGCTGATTGGCGGGGCAACCCAGAAGCACCTCTTGGAGACGGCTTATGACATGCAGATGATCGACGGCTCCCTGGTCTTTGTGCCCTATGACGCCCTGCTCTACAGCCTGCCCTACCACAATGTCACCTACCCGGCTCTAAAGAGCAACAGCAAACTGCTCCGCGCCTACGACTCTGTGCTGACCATCACTATTGACTCCCCCAAGGTGTCATTCTACGAGGCCTACAGAGAGGCAATGGAAAGGGGAGAGGTGGCGAGAACTCTCAAGCCACAGCAG GTGTCTCCTCTGTTCGGTACCATCTACAACTCTGTTATGTTCATGGCTCATGCTGTGCACCGTGTACGGAAGTCTAGGGAGTGGATGTCAGGAGGAAACCTGGCACGAAACACCCGGAATCTGGACTTCCAG GGCTTTAGCCACCCCATCAAAACCAGTGACTCTGGAGTAGGTCAGCTCAACTATCTCATACTGGACACTGATGGATTGTCCTGGCAGTTGAAGCCAACGTACAG GGTCGACATGGAGATCGGAATGGTTCACTTCCTGGGTCAAGACATCCACTTTCCTCGAGGGTATGGACCCAGGAAGGACGCCTCCTGCTGGTTTACTCCTGGAGTTATCTGTTCAGGGG GTGTTGATCTCTTCTCAACCATCAGCATGTTTGTTGGAGTGATTGTCGTGTTGGTTCTTTCTGTGCCTTTCAGTTACTTCATCAGGTACAAGTCAACAGGTTGTGTTAAACCATGTTGTAGGGATGTTTCTATTAAGTTATATGCACACTGCAAGACTGTTAACTACCTCCCTTTTTTCTTGTTGCCTAGGCGGCGCATCAACCAGATTCGACTGGTCCAAGGTCCCGACAAGATCCTGCTGACTCTGGATGATGTCACTTTTATAAATCCATCACTAAGCAATAAG AAGATGAGCCTGGATGACAGCAGGGCCAGTGGCATGAAGAGCGTCTCTGAACATAGCGTCGCTTCACCTGTCTCCACCCTATCCCCAGCCACCTACGAAAACTCCAATGTTGTAATTTATGAG GGTGACTGGGCGTGGCTGAAAAGACTTCCTTATGGGACGTTTGGCAGGATCAACCCCAAAACCAGTGATGTGTTTGAACTG ATGAAGGACATGCGTCACGAGAATGTCAACCTTTTCCTGGGCTTCTTTCATGACTGTGGCGTGTTTGCTATCGTGACCGAGTTCTGCTCCAGAGGCAGTCTGGAAGACCTGCTCTTGAACGATGATGTAAAACTCGACTGGATGTTCAAGTCATCTCTGCTGCTTGATCTAATTAAG GGAATGAAGTATCTCCATCATCGCGGAGTTTCCCACACCCGTCTGAAGTCTCGTAACTGTGTGGTGGATGGGCGTTTTGTTCTCAAGATCACAGACTATGGCTACAATGAGGTTCTGGAGTCCCAGAGGTTTCCCTATGTTGAACCACCTCCAGAGGGTGAGACAGATTATGTAGCACGATCACGTCCTGTAATGTCTCAACAGAAGCAAACTCACACTCGTCTTTGCTTTCCAGAGTTGCTGTGGACAGCTCCAGAGATCTTAAGGAGTGGGCAGCCAGGGCTCCACGGAACCCTGTCTGGTGATGTGTACAGCTTTGCCATCATAATGCAGGAAGTGGTGATCAGAGGGCCTCCGTTCTGCATGCTGGAACAATCCGATGCAG AAATAATAGAGAAGCTGCGTAAACCTCCTCCTCTATGCCGCCCAGTGGTCAGTCCAGACTATGCTCCACTAGAGTGTATCCATCTGATGAAGCAATGCTGGAATGAGCAACCAGACAAGAGACCATGCTTTGACGAGATCTTTGACCAG TTTAAGAACATCAACAAGGGGAAGAAGACCAACATCATAGACTCCATGCTGAGGATGCTGGAGCAGTACTCATCTAACCTGGAGGAGTTGATCAGAGAGCGAACAGAGGAACTGGAGATAGAGaaacagaagacagagaagCTGCTGACGCAAATGCTGCCTCC GTCTGTTGCTGAGGCTTTAAAGGTGGGCGGAGTAGTCGAACCAGAATATTTTGACAGCGTGTCGCTCTACTTCAGTGACATTGTCGGCTTCACCACCATCTCAGCCAACAGCGAGCCCATAGAGGTGGTCGACCTCCTCAACGACCTCTACACCATCTTCGACGCCATCATAGGAAACCACGACGTCTACAAG GTGGAGACGATTGGCGATGCTTACATGGTGGCCTCAGGGGTTCCTGTCCCAAATGGCAACCGTCACGCTGCAGAAATAGCCAACATGGCTCTGGATATCCTAAGCGCTGTGGGAACATTCAAAATGAGACACATGCCTGATGTTCCTGTAAGGATACGCATAGGACTGCACACAG GTCCTTGCGTAACAGGGGTAGTAGGTCTCACTATGCCTCGCTACTGTCTGTTCGGAGACACGGTGACCACTGCTTCTCGTATGGAGTCCAGCGGCATGC CCTACAGGATCCATGTCCACCAGAGTACAGTCAAAGTCCTGCAGGAACTACACCTTGGCTACAAACTGGAGTTAAGAGGCAGGACAGAAGTTAAG gggAAAGGGATAGAGGAGACCTACTGGCTTGTAGGTAAAGATGGATTCAATAAACCCCTGCCTGTTCCTCCAGAACTCAAGTCCGG caCCCGTATTAGCATCCTGCCGAGCGAGACCAAGGACATGAAGCAGGTTTTTCACAAGGCGGTGAAGAAGATCGCTCACGT